Proteins from one Archocentrus centrarchus isolate MPI-CPG fArcCen1 chromosome 8, fArcCen1, whole genome shotgun sequence genomic window:
- the LOC115785230 gene encoding uncharacterized protein LOC115785230 isoform X1: MDYLSFLRLLSALLTLELLSLSNGAETNIFSQTDCQPENNKTCKVGNVRSPVNVSSTLNVTLQNNNGTEFSCEAQGLNCPPKITSSCVNGTIRSDKPTINITKLPSKIPLFRGYPEELVCEADGCPFPKIQWYYDSDKEPLVNVSEGKLTVSKPGIYTCNASNDAGHTPHVVKVILTEDYLPLIAGFVAVTVVAISIIFIFIYSIYYKNTKMRNYSLKNPKFSMYNGNVAHSNGDLQFPMARLSKQYICE, encoded by the exons ATGGATTATTTGAGTTTTCTTCGTCTTCTTTCAGCCCTTTTGACATTAGAGCTGTTATCGCTTTCTAACGGTGCAGAGACCA acatattttcacaaactgactgtcagcctgaaaacaacaaaacctgcAAAGTCGGTAACGTCAGATCCCCGGTAAATGTATCTTCCACTCTTAACGTCACTCTGCAAAACAACAACGGGACAGAGTTCAGCTGTGAGGCTCAGGGATTAAACTGTCCTCCAAAGATAACGTCCAGCTGTGTAAACGGCACTATAAGAT CAGATAAACCCACCATTAATATCACAAAGCTTCCAAGTAAAATCCCTCTGTTCAGAGGGTATCCTGAGGAGCTTGTATGTGAAGCTGATGGCTGCCCATTTCCAAAGATCCAGTGGTACTACGACTCAGATAAAGAGCCTCTTGTGAATGTGTCTGAAGGAAAGCTCACTGTGTCTAAGCCTGGCATCTACACCTGCAATGCTTCCAATGATGCTGGTCACACACCACATGTGGTTAAAGTTATTTTAACAG AGGACTACCTACCCCTCATTGCTGGCTTTGTAGCTGTCACAGTGGTAGCCATCtccatcatcttcatcttcatctacTCAATCTACTACAAGAACACCAAGATGCGGAACTACAGCCTTAAAAACCCCAAGTTCAGCATGTACAATGGGAATGTAGCTCACAGCAATGGCGACCTGCAGTTCCCCATGGCCAGACTGTCGAAGCAATACATCTGTGAATAG
- the LOC115785230 gene encoding uncharacterized protein LOC115785230 isoform X2: MDYLSFLRLLSALLTLELLSLSNGAETNIFSQTDCQPENNKTCKVGNVRSPVNVSSTLNVTLQNNNGTEFSCEAQGLNCPPKITSSCVNGTIRYKPTINITKLPSKIPLFRGYPEELVCEADGCPFPKIQWYYDSDKEPLVNVSEGKLTVSKPGIYTCNASNDAGHTPHVVKVILTEDYLPLIAGFVAVTVVAISIIFIFIYSIYYKNTKMRNYSLKNPKFSMYNGNVAHSNGDLQFPMARLSKQYICE, from the exons ATGGATTATTTGAGTTTTCTTCGTCTTCTTTCAGCCCTTTTGACATTAGAGCTGTTATCGCTTTCTAACGGTGCAGAGACCA acatattttcacaaactgactgtcagcctgaaaacaacaaaacctgcAAAGTCGGTAACGTCAGATCCCCGGTAAATGTATCTTCCACTCTTAACGTCACTCTGCAAAACAACAACGGGACAGAGTTCAGCTGTGAGGCTCAGGGATTAAACTGTCCTCCAAAGATAACGTCCAGCTGTGTAAACGGCACTATAAGAT ATAAACCCACCATTAATATCACAAAGCTTCCAAGTAAAATCCCTCTGTTCAGAGGGTATCCTGAGGAGCTTGTATGTGAAGCTGATGGCTGCCCATTTCCAAAGATCCAGTGGTACTACGACTCAGATAAAGAGCCTCTTGTGAATGTGTCTGAAGGAAAGCTCACTGTGTCTAAGCCTGGCATCTACACCTGCAATGCTTCCAATGATGCTGGTCACACACCACATGTGGTTAAAGTTATTTTAACAG AGGACTACCTACCCCTCATTGCTGGCTTTGTAGCTGTCACAGTGGTAGCCATCtccatcatcttcatcttcatctacTCAATCTACTACAAGAACACCAAGATGCGGAACTACAGCCTTAAAAACCCCAAGTTCAGCATGTACAATGGGAATGTAGCTCACAGCAATGGCGACCTGCAGTTCCCCATGGCCAGACTGTCGAAGCAATACATCTGTGAATAG
- the LOC115784784 gene encoding intercellular adhesion molecule 1-like: protein MMWLLFSCLLACTGKLVSGSCPLLEMSPPRVVVRFGDSLSANCTSSSHQTEGMGWESPYGGVDLTPGVSSLPFKMNSVPDWVIEPMCYVNLLDGEQCVKTLPVTVYKMPDSVSLKHFNSMVEGQQYSIQCDIVNVAPARNLYVLWHKGNKVLLSQNFDESRPSPVNKSSVFNVTAHRDNDGTEIWCEAKLNLWPEKQGPPMMSSEPHKVTVLYPPTFFEPANKTLEFSRGKNMTLNCTARGNPLPSYRWQFPNFTKVWLKSQDENRPILSRPFELPGVYTCTASNSQATVTKYFTVSEAPRDRTTFGVIVGVCVTLGVLLFIAGVYFVTPNGTFSCNKGGYQRGTPSGPV, encoded by the exons ATGATGTGGTTGCTCTTCAGCTGCTTGCTGGCGTGCACAG GAAAGCTTGTGAGCGGCTCCTGTCCACTGTTAGAAATGAGCCCTCCTAGAGTTGTGGTGAGATTTGGAGACTCTTTATCAGCCAACTGCACTTCATCATCTCACCAGACAGAGGGAATGGGCTGGGAGTCTCCATATGGAGGAGTGGACCTTACCCCGGGTGTCTCTTCTCTTccctttaaaatgaactctgtgCCAGACTGGGTGATAGAACCAATGTGTTATGTGAATCTCCTTGATGGTGAGCAGTGTGTAAAAACGTTACCAGTGACTGTTTACA AAATGCCAGACAGTGTGTCTTTGAAGCATTTCAATAGCATGGTGGAAGGCCAACAGTATTCCATACAGTGTGACATTGTTAATGTGGCACCAGCAAGAAATCTCTATGTGCTTTGGCACAAAGGAAATAAGGTCTTGCTTTCTCAGAATTTTGATGAGTCTCGTCCATCTCCGGTCAATAAGTCATCTGTCTTCAATGTGACTGCTCATAGAGACAATGATGGAACTGAGATCTGGTGTGAAGCAAAGCTAAACTTGTGGCCAGAAAAACAAGGTCCTCCCATGATGAGTTCAGAGCCACATAAAGTGACTGTACTCT ACCCACCGACCTTCTTCGAGCCTGCAAATAAGACTCTGGAATTTTCACGTGGTAAAAATATGACTTTAAACTGCACAGCAAGAGGAAATCCTCTGCCATCGTACCGCTGGCAATTCCCAAACTTCACAAAAGTGTGGCTCAAGAGTCAAGATGAGAATCGACCCATTTTGTCCCGACCATTTGAGCTTCCAGGGGTCTATACCTGCACAGCCTCAAACAGTCAGGCCACAGTGACCAAATATTTCACTGTCAGCGAAGCTCCAA GGGATCGAACAACATTTGGAGTCAtagtgggagtgtgtgtgacCCTTGGAGTCCTGCTCTTCATTGCTGGTGTATATTTTGTGACACCTAATGGTACATTCTCTTGCAACAAAGGCGGCTATCAGCGAGGAACTCCCTCAGGGCCAGTATAA
- the LOC115784841 gene encoding synaptogenesis protein syg-2-like: MGNNFLTWILLLCTFCSVSGDGCSLILKPSRVVLGFGESVSVSCEAARPVRVLGWESAISASHTQEERSVQWKVDSLIDWIEEPICYGVFFTAPKQCEEKLNLVLYKTPDSVSIRQANHTGPMVAGKEYQLLCEVQNIAPVQYLTLRWYRGQSEVYNHSFSDLTSSSPVQVSSILVITPTKTENGVQYRCVAELELGPEGPQPPPTVSSEPLNASVYFPPTFLNPEPEILDFIPGGEITLNCTATGNPTPVYSWQSSVPMQERVENEATVTSSSLLPGAYTCTASNTLEKKSKKFIVKAMTKGV, from the exons ATGGGAAACAACTTTCTCACATGGATTCTTTTGCTTTGCACGTTTTGTTCAG TGTCCGGTGATGGTTGCTCCCTAATCCTCAAGCCTTCCAGGGTCGTTTTGGGCTTTGGGGAGTCCGtgtctgtgagctgtgaggcTGCACGGCCAGTCCGCGTACTGGGCTGGGAGTCAGCCATCagtgcttcacacacacaagagGAGCGGTCTGTCCAGTGGAAGGTGGACAGTCTCATTGATTGGATAGAGGAGCCCATCTGCTATGGGGTGTTTTTCACAGCTCCGAAACAGTGCGAGGAGAAGCTCAACCTCGTCCTCTACA AAACTCCAGACAGCGTCTCCATCAGACAGGCGAACCACACCGGCCCCATGGTGGCGGGGAAAGAGTACCAGCTGCTCTGCGAGGTTCAGAATATTGCTCCTGTTCAGTATCTCACTCTGAGGTGGTACAGAGGGCAATCTGAGGTTTATAACCACTCCTTCTCTGATCTCACATCTTCCTCACCTGTCCAAGTATCCTCTATCCTTGTCATCACGCCAACCAAAACTGAAAATGGAGTGCAGTATAGGTGTGTAGCAGAGCTGGAGCTTGGACCGGAGGGACCACAGCCACCTCCCACTGTTTCCTCAGAACCTCTCAATGCATCTGTGTATT TTCCTCCAACATTCCTGAATCCTGAACCAGAGATTTTGGACTTTATACCGGGTGGTGAGATCACATTAAACTGCACTGCAACAGGAAACCCCACCCCAGTATACAGCTGGCAATCTTCCGTTCCCATGCAGGAGAGGGTGGAGAATGAAGCAACTGTCACCTCCTCCTCACTCCTCCCAGGGGCCTACACCTGCACTGCCTCCAATACGCTTGAGAAGAAAAGCAAGAAGTTCATTGTCAAGGCAATGACCAAAG GCGTTTGA
- the cmc4 gene encoding cx9C motif-containing protein 4, with translation MPQKDPCQKQACAIQKCLQAHKYVESLCEKEIREMRRCCETHAGHSICCSGFKDSKPAESKCST, from the exons ATGCCACAGAAAGACCCATGCCAAAAGCAAGCATGTGCAATTCAGAAGTGTTTACAAG CTCACAAGTACGTGGAGAGCCTGTGCGAGAAGGAGATCAGGGAAATGCGGCGGTGCTGTGAGACGCACGCTGGACATTCCATCTGCTGCTCCGGGTTCAAAGACTCAAAGCCCGCAGAGAGCAAATGTAGCACCTAG